The following are from one region of the Magallana gigas chromosome 6, xbMagGiga1.1, whole genome shotgun sequence genome:
- the LOC105323921 gene encoding histone H1-delta — protein sequence MSDAEVETPVEQPEAAEKDEKATKPAKSPKKKAAKAKNKTPLNHPHYRDMIKDALTNLKERGGSSRQAILKYIVKNFKVEDEKSANNHLKMALRAGVKNGSLKQSKGTGASGSFRLGDSKPPSKPKAKKEKAAKPKAEKKAKKKPKVKAKAEKKPKEKAEKKAKSPKKAAAKKASKPKKKSPKKAAAKK from the coding sequence ATGTCTGACGCAGAGGTAGAAACCCCCGTAGAACAGCCCGAGGCTGCAGAGAAGGATGAAAAGGCCACCAAACCCGCAAAAAGTCCCAAGAAGAAGGCTGCAAAGGCAAAGAACAAGACGCCATTGAATCACCCTCATTATCGAGACATGATCAAGGATGCTCTGACCAATTTAAAGGAGAGAGGAGGCAGTTCTCGACAGGCCATTTTGAAGTATATTGTAAAGAATTTCAAGGTGGAGGATGAAAAATCGGCCAATAATCATCTGAAAATGGCCTTGCGTGCCGGTGTTAAAAACGGATCTCTTAAACAGTCTAAAGGCACGGGTGCGTCTGGATCCTTCAGGTTAGGCGATAGTAAACCTCCAAGTAAGCCGAAGGCAAAGAAAGAAAAGGCAGCGAAACCAAAAGCAGAGAAGAAAGCGAAAAAGAAGCCCAAAGTGAAGGCCAAGGCCGAGAAGAAACCGAAAGAAAAGGCCGAGAAGAAAGCCAAATCACCGAAAAAGGCTGCTGCCAAGAAAGCCAGCAAGCCCAAGAAAAAGTCGCCCAAGAAGGCAGCTGCCAAAAAGTGA